AATCAAAAATCatgcggaatattttatttgggataccaatactttcacacaaaaatctgctggttgcacctgacagttcgtgacagtagttgactggcagcagctgaagttacattttttcctctttgcaagtcccgtcccaggttgcactgagcactttattaCTTTAcaggatggtggctaactacatacatacatacatacatcatCGGAAATATAAGCAGTTCGTGGCGGGTCCCGTAGGCGAGTTGCTGACAGCATCCGAAGTTCGCGAATGGCAATGGGTGCCATCAAAACTTAATCCTGCAGATTTGGTCACTAAATGGGGAAAGGGTTACGCTCAAAATGTGAATGGCGCTTGGTGGaccagaattcctgaagaatccgcAATCTGAATGGCCAAAACAGAAAACCACTTTGCTGTCTACAGCTGAAGATCTGCGTCCGTGTCATACGCATCACATAGTGACTATGCCAGTTATGATATTTGAGTTGGAGTGATTTTCTCGCTTGCCGCGGATAATTAGGTCGGCGGCATACATTCATCGCTGCATCATTAATTGGAGGCGAAGGCCAAAGGGTGAAGAATCGATAACTGGGTACTTGAAGTTGGACGAACTGCAAAATGGTTTACGGACGATTATCCGCATAACGAAATGGCAAGCTTTCCCGGATGAAATGGTTCTCCTCACGGGAAATCAACAAAGATCGGAGGAGCAACAAGTGCAGTATTAAAATCGAGCCTTCTGTACAAGCTGTCATCATGTTGGATGAATTCGCGATACTCAGAATTGATGGACGCATAACAGCAGCTTAGAATGTAACTGAGAGTACCAAGTTTCCTATCATTCTTCCGAAGAAACATCGATTCACTTTTCTTCTGCTAGACGATTACCATTGAAGATTTCGCCATTGCAACATGGAAACCATGGTAAATGAGGTGCGCCAACAATACTACGTACCTCAACTAAGGGTTGCAGTAAACCAGGTCGCAAAAGCCTGTCAATGGTGTAGAATGTATAAGGCAAAACCAAATATGCCAAGAATGACTCCGCTACCGTCGCACGATTAGCATCGTTCCAGAGGCCATTTACCCACACGGGCCTCGATTTCTTCGGACCATTGTTGGTGAAAATTGGTAGGGGTACGGCGAAGCGGTGGGTTGCTGTATTCACCTGCCTCACCATTCGTGCTGTCCACGTTGAGGTGGTACACAGTCTTGCATCAAAGCCATCCGTTGTCCTCCGTGGGTCACCAGCGACGATCTACTCTGACAACGGGAACAATTTCCGAGGAGCAAATCGTCTCCTGGAGGAGCAGATTGAACAACTAGCAGCCACCTTCACCAGCACTACAACAAAATGGATCTTCATTCCTCCCGGCACACCCCACATGGGTGGTGCCTGGGAGCGAATGgtacacgttttatgaatgtctttataaagcctatggagagtgcccaaagcatgacgtgaaagttgttatcggagacgctaacgctcaggtcggtagagaggactttttccgtcccataatcggtagggagagccttcactccgctaccaatgacaacggcctatggctagtaaattttgctgctgccagagggatggccatcagtagcacctactttgcacgaaagaacatccgaaagcacacctggagacactcAAATGGTggtctggtggatgggcgccatttctcggatgttatcgatgtgcggacattcagaggtccgaacattgactctgatcactatctcgttgtcagtaaaattcgatcacggttgtcaactgtatcgaacgaaagatcacagcaaaCGATGCATTataatatccagcgattgtcggcgaaaggagtatcggctgagtatcgccagaagctcaacgaacggataagtgcaatcaacgttagcgacaacatcaacgatctatgggagtcgatccatggagcggtgagcacaacagcacgagaagtggtaggcactgcacagaggcgacccaggacgggttggttgaTGTCAGGAGTGTTAGAGAGGGACAGACGAGAgaaacgttgccagaagccggatgttggtgtcgagTACCCggtcgaatagagatcggtacaaggaagcaagtgcagccgaaaaacgaacccaccgcaggaagaaaaaagagtacgaagaacaagttattagtgagacgcaggaaaaatggagcagaacgatatgcggaggttttatgagtctgtcaatggcgtgcggagaaagacagcgccatctcccgtcatgtgcaacaacagataaaactgaagtggctgccaggagGAAGCAACACACTTTAGCAACAGACTTtattgaatggaggaagtgacggtgcatcagagaacagaataaatattagcgacgatggacaagctgtggaatcacctacactagatgaggttaaaaaagctgtcaaagagctgaaaaacaataaggctgcggggaaggaccagctcccggctgaacttctcaaacatggcagtgagcagctttacgaagttctgcaccatattatgtcgaaaatatgggaagacgaggaaatgcctgctagctggttggatggcctcatttgccctctctttaagaaagggcacagactggagtgcgccaattaccgaggaataaccctccttaattcggcgtacaaaattatgtcccgtattctgttcaacaaattgagaccgcttgcagagtccttcgtcggtgaataccaagcaggttttcgtgagggccgatcaacgatggatcaaatgtttaccctgagacaaatccttgataaattccaagagtacaacttgcagacacatcatctgtttattgatttcaaggcggcgtacgattcagtgaaacggaatgaattatggcaaattatgcttcgtaaccagcttaagtcccgtagtctgcaaacgaaaacaatactcgcgctgtatattactctgattcttccggtgcctttatacggccatgagacatggacgttaaagaaggctgatcacagagctttcggagtgtttgagcgtaaggtgctgcgaacaatacttggcggtaaacaagagaacggtatctggcggcgtcgcatgaatcacgaattgtaccaaaTGTATAaaaggctggatattattaagcttatacaacacggcggtttacggtgggctggtcacgttgttcgtatgccggaggaacgtcaagcgaagataatatttagtagagaacccggaagaggccgcaggcttcgtggaaggccgcgtacacgatggctttttgcagttgaagaggacctgagggcgctcaatgttcagggcgactggaagcgattggcccaggaccgagtccagtggagaaggatactccattcggcgtaggttcatcgaagagctgtagcccatcaagtaagtatcaagatatgttatttgtaataagtgatcgatatcaagtgccattagtttgttcttatccatagcatatcttgatatttaaatgatatttcagtgcaaatttttgatattattgcctattcttctatctcttatatcaatcaagtccatatcatgttttgttattctgttcatggctgcTGCACGGGAATGGAAAACCAAAAAATATGGTCAAGTCGATATTATTCTATTTTCAAAAATGGGGTTAGAAATGAAAGTATTAACTATTCCTACACCGTTGTCACTTTTCTATAAAGTTTTGTAATTctgcaaaattattcaaaagttGCTAACAATtattccttcatttttttttttaattttatttacattGTTTATTCATTTTGTAACTTAAATTTGcatcaattaaataaaatcatcataatcatcatcatTAACATATCAGTATTGTAAACCCAACTGCATTTAAAGTTGCTAAATAGAAGAACGAATATGAGAGATCACCCGCAGGTAATTTTTCGTCAAATCTTTAAAGGATCAACGTGAAACGCTTTGAGATCCAGAGttatgtttcatttgtttgAAAAGTCGCACCCAGTTGCAGAACATCGTGTTTTCTGCAAAAGAAGCGATTGCCACACCAACAGAAACCTTACTTTCTGAGAATGGCGTTATGGGAGAAGCACAAAGGAATAGAGAAGAATGTGAAGGAAATCTAGTTTTCGAAGATTTTTGTGATCACGGAGGACTCACGTGACTTAGTGAGAAACTCAAAGGATAAAAACCGACCATGAGCGATGAAGCATCGGCCTGCACATAGGATCACGTGGGTATCACATGATGGACATATTTGATACTGGCGATCTAGAAGTAGGAAAAGGAAAACACGAGGAAAGAACTGTCATTTAGATCTTTTGTATGCAATTTATTATCCTGAGAAGATAATGGTTGAAATATTCATTTAGCGACACATATACTGGAAATTCTAATAAAGAATCCTTAGGAATTCAACAAGCTTAACTTAATcgattttgatttaaatttatcaatttcaaggtcaatatatttatatttaaaaagAGTGCGGCCAAATTTGTACAAAACGAGAAAACTGTCAAAGATTTTTGTAtaaacaaattttcagaaacaGTGATCCTAAAACCATTTATTTCTTCGGATCACGTTTGAATTCTAGTTCCTTCGCCCTTATATTTTCTGCTTGCCCCATCGTGATGGTTCTCCATCGATACTACCCAATTAAACACCATTATTATCATAACTACTCATTCGACTAGGAGACTTTCCAATCCCACGAGAACCCTAGCGGCCACAGCAAAATTAACCATAACCATATGCAAAGAAATCAACAAACCACATCGCAGAAGACCGCAAGCAGTTGACCGAGGTCAATATTACTGTTGTGGTCGAGCCTTATCAGGCAGCACACATCAGCAGCAGCTGCGTGCCTCGCTAAACTTGGACCGAGCGGATCGGTTCGATTCAGGAAGCGTTACCAACTTCAAAACCAATCGTCAAAGCTGGATACTGGCCGTTTCGAAACAACGGGCAAGCAAGGCGCCACCAGGCAACAACATTCCGCCGTATTGTTGCCATGTGTTCGAGTGTTCAACATCGCTTCGCCAATTGGGGGTTTGCATGCAGATATGCGGCCCCACCCGGGCTGAAGCGAGAGCTGTGCAGCAGCGTAGCGTTCGCGCGCCACAAATCTATGTTTGTACCAATTTGTGCGGTTAAGCCTGAGCTAGTTTTTGATTGCCCCGGGGCATGTGTGAGTTCTCGCAATTGCAAGCCGTGTAACTATGGATGTGGTTTTTCAATCATTGAACGCATAAATAAACGCTCCGATTCCGCGTCCGACCGACAACAGGCCGGTCTGTCCGCCTGTAATGATGATGAATGGGCTTTCCTCACCCACTCATGCCTACCAACATAGTTTGAAGGGAGTTCTTCCCAAATCTTCCCAAATCGAATGATTGGAAGCTATTCCGCAACTAGTGACAGTTTCTCAGAAACTTAGTTTGTCAGACAGATGCAAATTGATCTGTCAGGGTCATTGCGTATCGTGATGAACGTTTTTGAGCATATTGATTAATTGTTTGCATGACATGACAGATTCGCACTAAGAGTGCTTAGCACTTAGAGATTTCACTTAGATTTCAAATAAAGTCCTCAAGATTTACGACCAATGATTTACATAGTTATGAGAATTCCTTTCTCGTTTTTGGCCAAGACACCGACAGCTTGCAAAACTTTTTTCGAAATTGCGAGGAAATCGGAACttcagcttgagcttgattgatcgctcgtagttgctactccattatgaccagatcagctgatgtttgcttgggactatcacttatcttcaatgtacaagtactgatgATCTAATTTATCAGGTGCACGGGTAAAAATTCGTTGCCGGATTAATaactaaaaaatcatgaaattgttGCTTCATAATATCATGACTACAACTCACCTTAACGGcaattattattaataacaATATCCATTTTCATGAACAAAGATCATGATGAAGTGATCATCAGCGTTATCTTAAAGCATTtcacatttccataaacaaaatATCATGATGCTAAGTCTAGAAAACATGACTTGGAGTCATGGAAACATGAATCGGAGTCATGAAATCATAACTAAAATGTACGCAATCCATGGattcaatttgtttattttgaagtttcggAGTTATGCAGACTTGTCAGCTATATTTTTTCACTTCTGTGAAAGTTTtcgacaaaaaataaatttcgaaaTGTTATATTTTGATACATACATAACAATATCGAATTCAGCGTTAAGCGTTAACTAAATCGAATTCGTGTAGTTTCGTGAACCATTTATAgtaggattcataattttggccaaaaatacttccttttttcctattgtgccgTGGTGAAAGTTTATGGCTCCTCCGGAAAGTCCACATTTGTTAGAACCTTGCTGGATTCCGGCTCCGAGTCAAATTTTATCACCGAAAGAATCGTTCAGTTTCTGGGTCTACACCGGCAAAGCGAGTTGCAGTTATCGCCGGAATGGGTGGATCCCCTGTGAATAGTCACcaacagggaatcaatttttcgtcgatgcgcatacgaaacaagcgacaaaagagaaccaacgataaagctttgtttttgtcggagataataatgacaaagatccgaaaaattttgtccacgacaaaaaagaagacaattttgttgctaacttttcattccgtTTTTTTGCAATCTCTCTAGaacaaatttcggttttatgctatcgtagtttctaCTTTCaaggaaatattcgagaatctaacgctgattacaaaaatagtctcgtattctcggaaatatcaaagcatgcaaggcaaatgattcttgtcatattatgttcaggttctgacaaaggcttgttgcaaggtgcgtttgtcagtaacaaactctgttgacgacaaagggtatattgttaggcgtttctcgaatattgattccctggtcacCAATGTACCGTCGCAACATTCTGTTCCGTTGATTCCACCTACTCGAATACTTTGGAGTTCAATATTCCTCCAAGATTACCAACGATCTTCCACGAAGGATCCTcgatgtttcgaaatggaacaTTCCTTCCACGGTAGTCCTAGCAGATCCTGATTTTGCCACCCTATAAAGGATCAACATGGTCATCGGAGCTCAACTTTTCTTCAGTCTTCTTCGAGAAGGTCAACTACCGGTTGGAACCGGTTCTCCAACAAGTCATTCAGTTCTACAGCGTACCGTGCTTGGCTGGGTAGTTAGTGGTTTTGTGTAACTTGTCGCACTCGTGTGCACAACGGAGAAGCTCGATAGACAGTTATCTCGATTCTGGGAAGTTGAAAGCTGTCTCGCTAGTCGGGGACTCTCCAAGGAGGAAGCAGCTTGTGAGCAATACTTCACAGAAACCACCACCCATGATGAATCAGGTCGGTTCATTGTGCGCCTATCCAAGAAGGAATGCATCTTGAGTCATCTTGCTGACTCCAAAGCTGGCGCTCTCCGTCGACTCCGTTGGATGCAACGTCGGGTAATCAAAAATCCCGATCTGAATGCTCAGTATGTCGGCTTCAGTGCAGGGTGGTTTTCGATGGGTCCAGCAAGTTTTCTACGGGAATCTCGCTCAATGATTGTCGCATGGTCGGACCGACTGTGCAGGACACGTTGTATTCCGTTGTCGTCAGGTTGCGAATGAGCTCTCGTGGTCGATATCGCCAAAATGTACAGGCAGATCTGGGTACACTCAGACGATCGACATCTTCAACGGATATTTTGAAAGGCGAGACAGCTTTCGTTGTCCGCCCCTACGAGCTCACTATGGTGACGTACGGAACATCCAGTGCGCCGTATTTAGCAACACGATGCCTACAGCAAATCCCCTACGAACACTCGAAGGATGATGGGGATATCCCATCGAAGATCGGCAAGAATTTTTATGTGGACGACTTCCTTAGCGGATCCGACACAGTAGAGGGTGCAATACAGTTATGCTCCGGGGTGCAGAATATTCTTGGATCCGCAGGATTTGAGCTCAGGAAATGGTCCTCCAACTCTAGTGAAGTGCTGTCCCACATTCCGGATGAATTGCAGGACAAACGGTCGATTGTGGAAGTGGACGACATCCAGGGCTCTGTCAGAACACTCTTACTTCTGTGGCATCCTGAGTCAGACACGTTCAAGCAGATCGTTGTCTCTGAGATGTCCAAGCTATTCGATCCATTGGGCATTCTTGGTTCAGTGCTAATCCGGGCAAAAGTTTTCATTCAACAACTGTGGAAAACGAGCTTAGACTGGGACGAACCGCTTCCCATCTCACTCAACGGTGAATGGGAAAGTTACAGACTTGGTTTAGCAGCTCTTGAACATTTCTTAATCTCTCGCTTGGTAAAAGCTCCAAGCACAGGAGCAAGCATACAATAGCACTCCTAATCACCAAATCCCGAGTAGCTCCTATTCAAACCCTGTCGATTCCCCGCTCGGAGCTCAGTTCTGCTGTACTCCTGTCCCAGTTGTACCAAAACGCAGTGTGCAGTCTCAACATGACTCCTGAGGCCTACTTTTGGTCTGACTCCTCCATCACTCTACACTGGTTCCACAATCCACCGACAGACTACAACATGTTCGTGGCTAATCGAGTCGCGGAAGTTCAACGAATGACTGTAGGAGGCACCTGGAATCACGTAGCTGGTTTGGAAAATCCGACAGATCTCATCTCGCGAGGCATTGATCCTTGCGAGCTCACCAACGTCGCCCTCTGGTTGAAGGATCCACCTTGGCTATCGTCCGACGCTTCGGAATGGCCAAGTAAGTTTCCAATTCCGGaatctcaagaattccttccagaaatcCTCGAAATAAAGCCAACCATGCCTGCCGCAGTCGCACGTTCAGTCAAGGTACCCGATCGCATTCTGTTCACTCGCTACTCGTCGCTGACGAGACTTATGTGCATCGCCGCTTATTGTTGCCGTTTTGTATGGCATTGTCGTTCCAAGATCGCTGGACCAGATCTACAAGATACACCGTTTATCACAGCAGATGAATTGCAACAGGCGCTGATCGGCCTCGCTAAGGTCGTACAAGAAGATTGCTTCAGCCATGAAATCGCTATAGTCCAGGCTGGAGCTGAAGCAGATCTAAGCAAATCACCCCTTAAAACTCTGTATCCGTTCATGCACGATGGACTACCCCTTAACACACTAATAAAAAAATGGCCTACTCCGTGTCGGTGGCCGGCTGAACCACTCCTCGTACTCGTTCACCCGCATGCATCCGAACATCTACCTGAAGTACACTGACGTCACTACTCATCGACTCGGTGCACAAACAACTCCTCCAAGCTGGTACTCGTGCGATGATAGCACACATTCGTGAGCAATTCTGGCCTTTACATCTCCGTAACCTGGCACGGAGGCATGTAAATTCGCGCTTGCGCAGCTATCGAGTTGATGGGCCAGCTTCCGAAGGTTCGAGTTACTCTAGCTAGGGCCTTCCTCAACACCGGAGTCGATTTCTGCGGCCCTGTTTGGCTAAAGCCCCCAGTACGAAGAGCTGCACCGATTCTAGCATATGTCTCTGTGTTCGTCTGCATGGTCACCAAGGCCGTGCATCTTGAGCTTGTCAGCGACCTCAGCACCGATGCCTTCATAGCTGCATTGAAACGGTTCGTTGCGCGCCGTGGCAAACCAGTCACCTTGTTCTATGACAACGCCACCAACTTCAAAGGTGCGGACAGGCAGCTACGAGAACTCTGCTCACAGCCCAACCATTAACAACATCATCAGAGAGTGGCATCGTTCTGTGCTGAATCCGCTATTCAATTCATGCACCTTCCTTCGGCGGCCTTCGGGAGGCCGCGATCAAACCCATGAAGCACCACTTCCGGAGAGTTGTGGGTCTCGATGCACTGCCATGCGACGCCATGCAAACTGTTCTCTGCCAAATCGAAAGCTGCCTCAATTCGCGGCCGTTGACTGCAGTATCGAAGGATCCTAGCGCCATGGACGTCCTCACTCTGGGACACTTTCTTGTTGAGTCGGCTCTGCAATCCTTATCTGAGCCCAGCCTGCCCCAAATCCTCAGTAATTGGCTTTCGCTCTGGCAGGATATTCAACGTAGAACCCAAGCATTATGGAAATCCTGGTCTACGGACTATCTTCACCAGCTTCAGCAACGATCCAAGCATTTCTCCCGACAGCCGAATGTTCTAGTCGGCAAGTTGATACTCCTGAAAGACGACAATCTTCCCCCGATTAGGTGGAGCTAGTCCGGATGGACCGGATGCATGGACTAGTCCGTGTAGTGAAGGTCAGACTTGCAACCGGCGCTGTATTCGACCGACCAATTGTGAAGGTATGCATTGCCCATCGACGATGACCCTCCACTGAGAAAAATTGTACAGTAGAAACTACCATTTTAGGGGTAATATTGAGAAcagtaccgacgtttttcaaccGAAGTGACAATCGTCTTAAAATGACTAAAATATGGTCTATCTTACGATAAAAATAGTATATTCAACCGCTTACAAAGTTATTCTTACtgaaaaaatagtaaaattggGTGGTAAAATCAACTATTTTGTTTGAGTCTGTGctaaataacaatttttgtggtaAAATTGAGAATAATATCAATCAGATTAACTAGATTTATGgattggctacacgttcgcctttcaagcgaatggtcatgggttcgattcccagcccctccaccaaaaaccctcgtcagtcgtcggatgcgcagcctatgcggtggcgtattagggtgcacgcctcaccgtcacggctggctgatgacgactgacaacttgttcttctcggaggcattcctccaacgtaacccggataaatggcaaccggacaatgcaacgatcattggatacacgacatggacaaaacgaacacaatggactcacgacgagctggaccagcaacgacaacaacgaagaataatggaaaaaatctaaaaatagattctgtgtggattctggctgcagaataccacagtagatctcggcacagtagcggttaagtaacacagagtgcctatcaaataaataaaggaataaaaaaaaaactagatttaTGGTTAAATTAAGCGACTTGTCCCTGTTACGACCGAAGATCGCCTGTTGGATGTTTCGGATAGATTCTAAGGAAATAGTCGATCTTTACTCTTGCGAGGGTCAATCCAAACTGAGCTTTATTAACTCTGTTACTTCTATGTACATCTAGAGAGTATGGTGAGATCTACATCATATCAACTCTCTCATCTCCCCCCTTTAAAATTCTAATTCACTTTTGTTTCAATATAATGTTCATcacttattttaatcaaattcacTTATCGTAATTCTATCAAAACTTAATCCAATATAAATCCTCTTATTTACTATGTTTCATTTTCCTTAGAAAATAAACTATACTAATCAAAtccatttatttaattttttttttaaattttcttcttcttaatgaTAGATTTTATGTTCATATTTctgtattttgaattttgaattcttGTTGAGCGGCGTAATGTTTCGTTTAATTTTTGCTTGGGTTTTGTTCCTAATTTAGAATTGCTTATAGTAGTGcctaattttgaatcttcttcATTGTTTTTGTTCTGTACATTATCAGTATCTATggaatttttcaatataaatgGTTTCTGTGGAATACATTTCAACTGATTTTTATGCGCTGTGCGTGTATCCCCATTGATGCAAATTATGTACGTTAGGTTAGACATTTTTTTAACGATAGTCGCTTCGGAACTGAATGCTCGCCCATTTGCTTTTAAATGTATAAATTACTTTTCGTTAGGATTGAAATGTTTcttttctgtttgatttttacAGTCAACGTTGAATAgccttttattatttttcaggcTCGATAATTCTGTGCGaggagaaaagaaaagattctTTCATTTGGAATTATTTTGTCCTCTGTAGTAGGAGTTTGTCGATGGTGGTGTAAAAATTTGTTTACTTCATTCTCGATCTGTAACGATGAAGCAGATTCGTTCTCGATTAGTTTTATTAACACCGCTTTTGTGGTTTGTACTGCCCTTTCCGCCAGACCGTTACTGGCAGGGTGGTATGGCGGAGAAAAGATATGCTCAATGTTTCTCAATTcacaaaactttttgaaatagaAACTATTGAATGGAGGCCCGTTATCGCTAACAATCACTGTTGCGAATCCAAACACTGCGAAAATATTATCGAGTACTCGTGCAACAGCATCTGCGGTCGTTTTGATCATTCTATGTATCTCTATCCATCGTGAATATGCGTCAACTAATATTAAAACGTTCgattaaattttttgaaaaaatctatatGGATTCGTTCGAAGGGTTTGATAGCCGAGGGCCAATTTCCGTATACCCTAAGCGTCCTATCTATGCCTAAAACTTGGCATTTTTCACACAAGTTAACGAATTTCTCTATATCTGAGCCGAAACGATCCCAATACATAAAACGTCTAGCTATTTGCTTCATTTTTCGAATGCCACGATGCTTCGAATGCAACAATTGAAGGGAGGGAAGTTTTAAGGATACCGGCACGACTATGCGTTCACCAAATGTTAAGCATCCAGATTCTACGTCTAACTCATGTCTTTTAGCATAGTAGTTCTTTAATTTTGATCCTTTACGTGACTTGGCCAACCTCTTCGAACATATTTTAGTACGGTTGATAATAGGGTATCTTTTGCGGACTCTTCGCTTATAATTTTCGAATTTAGAGTTACTTTTCGATCGTCCACCAAATAGTTCAGCTTATTGAATGAACTATATTGATTCTCTAATAAATCTGCGGTATTTAGTTCCTGATACACGGGCATTCTAGATAAGCAATCTGCTACTAAATTTTCCTTACCAGATGTATGAGTGATGGTGAAATCGAATATAGACAACCGCAAAAAATATCGTTGTAACCTTGTGGCTATTATAGGTGGTCCACCTTTTTTACTATTAAAAATACCTAGTAAAGGTTTGTGGTCGGTAACAATTGACACTTTTTGTCCAAGCACATACTTATAAAATTTTTCCATGGCGAAGACGATGGCTAGAGCTTCCCTGTGTAAAATCGGATATTTTTGTTCAGCGTTAGTTAGACGACGCGAGACGAAGAAAACGGGCATTTCATTTCCATTTATTGTGTGACTTAATATTCCAGAGATCCCCTCATCACTAGCATCGCAAGTTACTgtaattggtttggatgggttataATGAGTAAGAATTTTCGCGCTACAGATTGCATTTTTACTTCTTTCAAAAGCATCATTACAATTGGAGT
The nucleotide sequence above comes from Armigeres subalbatus isolate Guangzhou_Male chromosome 3, GZ_Asu_2, whole genome shotgun sequence. Encoded proteins:
- the LOC134227725 gene encoding LOW QUALITY PROTEIN: uncharacterized protein LOC134227725 (The sequence of the model RefSeq protein was modified relative to this genomic sequence to represent the inferred CDS: inserted 2 bases in 1 codon) — protein: MVTYGTSSAPYLATRCLQQIPYEHSKDDGDIPSKIGKNFYVDDFLSGSDTVEGAIQLCSGVQNILGSAGFELRKWSSNSSEVLSHIPDELQDKRSIVEVDDIQGSVRTLLLLWHPESDTFKQIVVSEMSKLFDPLGILGSVLIRAKVFIQQLWKTSLDWDEPLPISLNAPIQTLSIPRSELSSAVLLSQLYQNAVCSLNMTPEAYFWSDSSITLHWFHNPPTDYNMFVANRVAEVQRMTVGGTWNHVAGLENPTDLISRGIDPCELTNVALWLKDPPWLSSDASEWPSKFPIPESQEFLPEILEIKPTMPAAVARSVKVPDRILFTRYSSLTRLMCIAAYCCRFVWHCRSKIAGPDLQDTPFITADELQQALIGLAKVVQEDCFSHEIAIVQAGAEADLSKSPLKTLYPFMHDGLPRVGGRLNHSSYSFTRMHPNIYLKXTLTSLLIDSVHKQLLQAGTRAMIAHIREQFWPLHLRNLARRHVRVTLARAFLNTGVDFCGPVWLKPPVRRAAPILAYVSVFVCMVTKAVHLELVSDLSTDAFIAALKRFVARRGKPVTLFYDNATNFKGADRQLRELCSQPNH